TGATTGAACATTGTTTAAAATATGTTTGAATCACATCATCTATGGGATTTTTTATGTTTTGATAACTCTTCATTAGGTTTATTAGTGCAAAGTTTTGAAAACCATGCCCTAATTCAGAGATAAAGATATCCTTATCATATGTTATATTCTCTTCATGTGAAACTTTTTTCATAAAAGTTAAAATTTCATCAAAGGCATTATTATTGAAAATTGAAGTTAAACAATCAGTTGTAACAATTGCTCCTGCATTTATGAATGGATTTCTAGGAATACCACTTTCATACTCTAATTGAACAAGGGAATTAAAAGGATCACCAGAGGGTTCATGTCCTACTCTTTTGTAAAGTTGTTTACTATAGTGTTCTAAAGCTAGGGTAAAAGTAAATACTTTAGAAATACTTTGAATAGAGAACTTTTTATCACTACATCCAATATGAAACTCTTCACCTTCAAGTGTTATTATACTCATAGCAAAATCATTCTCATCTGCTTGGGCTAACATAGGTATATAATTTGCTAGTTTTCCCTTTGTAGAGTACTTTTGAATCTCTTCTTGAATCTCTTGTAAAGTAGTATTTAA
This DNA window, taken from Arcobacter sp. F2176, encodes the following:
- a CDS encoding glutaminase, translating into MNLNTTLQEIQEEIQKYSTKGKLANYIPMLAQADENDFAMSIITLEGEEFHIGCSDKKFSIQSISKVFTFTLALEHYSKQLYKRVGHEPSGDPFNSLVQLEYESGIPRNPFINAGAIVTTDCLTSIFNNNAFDEILTFMKKVSHEENITYDKDIFISELGHGFQNFALINLMKSYQNIKNPIDDVIQTYFKQCSIMMNTKQLAHSMLFLANHGEDPFTKEQIINESKAKRINSLMLTCGHYDASGDFAYKVGLPGKSGVGGGIVAVVPKKMAICVYSPKLNVHGNSLIGTKALELFTTKTGLSIF